A window of Chitinophaga sp. MM2321 contains these coding sequences:
- a CDS encoding glutamate synthase subunit beta, with the protein MGKPTGFLEFTREQPGKADPRERVSHYNEFIDRFPDNKLNQQAARCMNCGVPFCHSGCPLGNVIPEFNDAVYRQDWKNAYEILTSTNNFPEFTGRICPAPCESACVLGINQPPVTIEEIEKHIIEIAFDKGLVQAKAPRMRSGKKVAVVGSGPAGLAAAAQLNYAGHQVTVFERDDKPGGLLRYGIPDFKLEKWTIDRRVKLMEEEGVVFQCNTNIGVDVSANDLLREYNAIVLAGGSTIPRDLGITGRELKGVHYAMDFLKQQNKRVANLPVEGNDIFATGKNVVVIGGGDTGSDCVGTSNRHGATSIMQLELLPKPPGERNEFMPWPTYPMILKTSSSHEEGADRQWAIATKAFIGDDNGHLKALRLVDLQWTSSEGRPAKFTEVPGSERDVPCELALLAMGFVHPQHTGMLDQLEVEQDDRGNVKATEKEYLTSIPKVFAAGDMRRGQSLVVWAISEGRECARKVDEFLMGSSQLESKDHSLQAMAL; encoded by the coding sequence ATGGGTAAACCTACAGGATTCCTGGAATTTACACGCGAGCAGCCCGGGAAAGCGGATCCACGGGAAAGGGTAAGCCACTATAACGAGTTTATAGACCGCTTCCCTGATAACAAACTGAATCAACAGGCAGCCCGCTGCATGAATTGCGGCGTACCCTTTTGCCACAGCGGATGCCCGCTCGGTAACGTGATACCAGAATTTAATGACGCCGTATACCGCCAGGATTGGAAAAATGCATACGAAATCCTTACTTCTACCAATAACTTTCCTGAGTTCACCGGACGTATTTGTCCGGCTCCCTGTGAAAGTGCATGCGTGCTGGGCATCAATCAGCCGCCGGTAACGATTGAGGAAATCGAAAAACATATTATTGAAATTGCTTTCGATAAAGGATTGGTACAAGCCAAAGCGCCCCGTATGCGCAGCGGCAAAAAAGTAGCCGTAGTTGGCTCCGGTCCTGCCGGACTGGCTGCTGCTGCACAGCTCAACTATGCCGGTCACCAGGTAACCGTGTTTGAACGCGATGATAAACCAGGCGGACTTCTTCGCTATGGTATCCCCGATTTCAAACTGGAAAAATGGACCATCGACCGCAGGGTGAAACTGATGGAAGAAGAAGGAGTCGTATTTCAGTGTAATACCAACATAGGCGTTGACGTTAGTGCCAACGACCTGCTCAGGGAATACAATGCCATCGTGCTGGCGGGTGGGTCTACCATTCCCCGCGACCTGGGCATCACCGGCCGTGAGCTGAAAGGTGTACACTATGCCATGGACTTCCTCAAACAGCAAAATAAAAGGGTTGCTAATCTTCCTGTGGAAGGAAATGATATCTTTGCTACCGGCAAAAACGTAGTAGTAATAGGTGGAGGTGATACCGGCTCCGATTGCGTTGGTACCAGCAACCGTCATGGCGCTACCAGCATCATGCAACTGGAACTGTTGCCAAAACCTCCGGGAGAACGTAACGAATTCATGCCCTGGCCTACTTATCCCATGATATTAAAAACATCGTCTTCTCATGAAGAAGGTGCTGATCGTCAATGGGCTATTGCAACCAAAGCATTTATCGGTGACGATAACGGCCACCTGAAGGCGCTACGCCTGGTAGACCTGCAATGGACTTCCAGCGAGGGCAGACCCGCTAAGTTTACAGAAGTGCCCGGATCTGAAAGAGATGTACCCTGCGAACTGGCTTTATTAGCCATGGGCTTTGTACATCCGCAGCACACCGGCATGCTGGATCAGCTGGAAGTGGAACAAGATGACCGTGGCAACGTAAAAGCAACAGAAAAAGAATACCTGACATCTATACCAAAAGTATTTGCTGCCGGCGATATGCGCCGCGGACAATCGCTGGTGGTATGGGCTATAAGTGAAGGCCGCGAGTGCGCAAGAAAAGTGGACGAATTCCTCATGGGCAGCTCCCAACTGGAAAGTAAAGATCATTCACTACAGGCAATGGCATTATAA